One genomic region from Gadus morhua chromosome 9, gadMor3.0, whole genome shotgun sequence encodes:
- the LOC115550295 gene encoding tumor protein p53-inducible protein 11, translated as MSNKLHPPLMKKHSQTDLVSRLKTRKILGVGGEDDDGEVHRSKISQMLGNEIKYTVREPFGIRLWILISAVTFSVMALVALVFPNQLYEVVFEEELSTTNISIRLYGGALLSLSLVIWNGVYTTEKVIIQWTLLTEACYFAIQFLVTFITLAELGVMPNTAVLLLLSRLLFLVVTLAYYYHLGRRNKKM; from the exons ATGAGCAACAAGCTGCACCCTCCACTGATGAAGAAGCACAGCCAGACAGACCTGGTTAGTCGCCTGAAGACCCGCAAGATCctgggagtggggggagaggatgACGACGGCGAGGTCCACCGCTCCAAG ATCAGTCAGATGCTGGGCAATGAGATTAAGTATACAGTGAGGGAGCCTTTCGGAATCAG gtTGTGGATCCTCATCTCAGCAGTGACATTCTCTGTCATGGCACTggtg GCCTTGGTGTTCCCCAATCAGCTCTACGAAGTCGTCTTCGAGGAGGAGCTCTCGACGACAAACATCTCCATCCGGCTCTACGGCGGGGCCCTTCTCA GTCTGTCCCTCGTCATTTGGAACGGGGTCTACACGACCGAGAAGGTCATTATCCAGTGGACTCTGCTCACCGAAGCCTGCTACTTTGCTATTCAGTTTCTAG tgACGTTCATTACCCTGGCGGAGCTCGGGGTCATGCCCAACACTGCGGtgctcctgctcctcagccGGCTGCTGTTCTTGGTGGTGACACTGGCCTACTACTACCACCTGGGACGCAGGAACAAGAAGATGTGA
- the cd82b gene encoding CD82 molecule b isoform X1 encodes MVGVCSFSHAHFLPCSPRAPDTPHLLTRSHSHTGDVSSSTAALPTIHTKSVTMGTGCITAAKYFLFLFNLLFFIFGGFIMGFGLWVRLDTMSFMAVLQDSSDTVNVASYILIGVGALTMSMGFFGCIGAVLEIRCLLGLYFTCLLLILIAQVTAGVLVYYQQEQLKTELSNIINGMLVNYTGQNKTTDQTWDYIQKTMQCCGWSGPGNWSENLVIKNSTGFMYSCSCRNETQPGTSVAESGLCDSLSAKLPVFETGCESSVEGWLLDNMGVILGICVAVAVVELLGMILSMCLCKSVVVEDYSKVPKY; translated from the exons ATGGTGGGGGTGTGTTCATTTTCCCATGCACACTTCCTACCATGTTCCCCCCGAGCACCAGACACTCCACACCTACTCACACGCTCGCACAGCCACACGGGAGACGTCAGCTCGTCCACAGCCGCTCTTCCCACGATCCACACAAA ATCTGTCACCATGGGGACAGGATGCATAACGGCCGCCAAatatttcctcttcctcttcaaccTCCTGTTCTTC ATCTTCGGAGGATTCATCATGGGCTTCGGACTGTGGGTGCGCCTGGACACCATGAGCTTCATGGCAGTGTTGC AGGACTCCTCGGACACGGTGAACGTGGCGTCCTACATCCTCATCGGGGTGGGCGCCCTCACCATGTCCATGGGCTTCTTCGGCTGCATCGGCGCCGTCTTAGAGATCCGATGTCTGCTGGGACTG TACTTCACCTGCCTGCTGCTGATCCTCATCGCCCAGGTGACCGCCGGCGTGCTGGTGTACTACCAGCAGGAACAG CTGAAGACGGAGCTCTCCAACATCATTAACGGCATGCTGGTCAACTACACGGGCCAGAACAAAACCACGGACCAAACCTGGGACTACATTCAGAAGACG aTGCAGTGCTGTGGTTGGAGTGGCCCGGGTAACTGGTCGGAGAACCTGGTGATCAAGAACAGCACTGGTTTCATGTACTCGTGTTCCTGCCGCAACGAAACTCAGCCGGGCACATCGGTGGCGGAGAGCGGCCTGTGTGACAGCCTCTCTGCCAAGCTGCCCGTCTTCGAAACG ggctGTGAAAGCAGCGTGGAGGGGTGGCTCCTTGACAACATGGGAGTTATTCTTGGAATCTGTGTTGCAGTCGCTGTCGTGGAG CTCCTGGGAATGATCCTGTCGATGTGTCTGTGCAAGAGCGTCGTGGTGGAGGACTACTCCAAAGTCCCCAAATACTGA
- the cd82b gene encoding CD82 molecule b isoform X2: MGTGCITAAKYFLFLFNLLFFIFGGFIMGFGLWVRLDTMSFMAVLQDSSDTVNVASYILIGVGALTMSMGFFGCIGAVLEIRCLLGLYFTCLLLILIAQVTAGVLVYYQQEQLKTELSNIINGMLVNYTGQNKTTDQTWDYIQKTMQCCGWSGPGNWSENLVIKNSTGFMYSCSCRNETQPGTSVAESGLCDSLSAKLPVFETGCESSVEGWLLDNMGVILGICVAVAVVELLGMILSMCLCKSVVVEDYSKVPKY, encoded by the exons ATGGGGACAGGATGCATAACGGCCGCCAAatatttcctcttcctcttcaaccTCCTGTTCTTC ATCTTCGGAGGATTCATCATGGGCTTCGGACTGTGGGTGCGCCTGGACACCATGAGCTTCATGGCAGTGTTGC AGGACTCCTCGGACACGGTGAACGTGGCGTCCTACATCCTCATCGGGGTGGGCGCCCTCACCATGTCCATGGGCTTCTTCGGCTGCATCGGCGCCGTCTTAGAGATCCGATGTCTGCTGGGACTG TACTTCACCTGCCTGCTGCTGATCCTCATCGCCCAGGTGACCGCCGGCGTGCTGGTGTACTACCAGCAGGAACAG CTGAAGACGGAGCTCTCCAACATCATTAACGGCATGCTGGTCAACTACACGGGCCAGAACAAAACCACGGACCAAACCTGGGACTACATTCAGAAGACG aTGCAGTGCTGTGGTTGGAGTGGCCCGGGTAACTGGTCGGAGAACCTGGTGATCAAGAACAGCACTGGTTTCATGTACTCGTGTTCCTGCCGCAACGAAACTCAGCCGGGCACATCGGTGGCGGAGAGCGGCCTGTGTGACAGCCTCTCTGCCAAGCTGCCCGTCTTCGAAACG ggctGTGAAAGCAGCGTGGAGGGGTGGCTCCTTGACAACATGGGAGTTATTCTTGGAATCTGTGTTGCAGTCGCTGTCGTGGAG CTCCTGGGAATGATCCTGTCGATGTGTCTGTGCAAGAGCGTCGTGGTGGAGGACTACTCCAAAGTCCCCAAATACTGA